From Arachis stenosperma cultivar V10309 chromosome 2, arast.V10309.gnm1.PFL2, whole genome shotgun sequence, one genomic window encodes:
- the LOC130961977 gene encoding putative receptor protein kinase ZmPK1: protein MASSTLMLFLLVLYFSFQFSSSLDALNKGYSSLSVEKAEQDIIVSENGMFSAGFFEVGDNAFSFAIWFTTRPDSQNITTPTVVWMANRDQPVNGKRSKLSLLHTGNLALVDAGQFQIWSSETESYLPTELRLGDDGNLVLRELQGGRILWQSFDFPTDTLLPGQHLTRSTQLVSSRTESNHSSGFYKLSFDNRNVLTLLYDGPDVSSTYWPDLVLTVWEAGRFTYNSSRIAVLNPLGHFDSSDNYSVRTSDYGVMLPRRLTIDHDGNLRVYSQDLSQKWYVSMQAISNSCSIHGICGANSVCRFDPKKGRKCSCVPGYKVKNQSDWSYGCESIFSATSNESDFTFLGLDRVEFYGYDYKFEPNCTYTDCESRCLKSSRCKGFQYSYDNVKGIFKCYRKRELLNGHLPGAARTITYLKVPKGNRFPTSYKDSVIRNSDCSVKIHREYLKKHVSHFVSFLLWFAAAIGVLEMTCIFVVLFLIKCQHNSSMDPHGHHLAAVGFRKFTYSELKKATKGFSQEIGRGAGGTVYKALLLDQRIAAVKKLNDAKQGEGEFLAEASIIGRLNHMNLIEMWGYCAEGKHRLLVYEYMENGSLADNLSSNTLDWSKRYNIALGTARGLAYLHEECLEWILHCDIKPQNILLDSNYQPKVADFGLSKLLNRDVLTNNPNFSMIRGTRGYMAPEWVFNLAVTSKVDVYSYGIVLLEMITGKNPAADIQAINGEEPYNGRLVTWVREKRRECASWVEQILDSALGSNYDDNKMEILARVALGCIEEDKEERPTMSQVVEMLQNQDCDPNGV from the exons ATGGCTTCCTCAACCTTAATGTTATTTCTTCTAGTCTTGTACTTTTCATTTCAATTCTCATCATCTTTAGATGCACTGAACAAAGGCTACTCCTCTCTCTCAGTGGAGAAAGCCGAACAAGATATCATTGTTTCAGAAAATGGCATGTTCTCTGCGGGCTTCTTTGAAGTTGGTGATAATGCCTTCTCCTTTGCAATATGGTTCACTACAAGGCCTGATTCCCAAAACATTACAACTCCTACTGTTGTTTGGATGGCAAATCGTGACCAACCTGTGAATGGAAAGCGCTCAAAGCTTTCTCTCTTGCACACCGGCAATCTTGCTTTGGTAGATGCAGGTCAGTTCCAAATATGGTCTTCTGAGACGGAGTCATATCTTCCAACAGAATTACGACTCGGAGATGATGGCAATCTTGTTCTACGAGAGTTGCAAGGAGGACGTATTCTGTGGCAGAGTTTTGATTTCCCAACGGACACTCTTCTTCCCGGACAACATCTCACCAGAAGTACACAGTTAGTTTCTTCAAGAACAGAGAGTAACCATTCCTCTGGTTTCTATAAGTTGTCCTTTGACAATAGAAACGTTCTTACCCTTCTTTACGATGGCCCTGACGTGTCGAGCACTTATTGGCCCGATCTTGTGCTCACAGTTTGGGAAGCTGGTAGGTTTACTTACAATAGTAGCAGAATTGCGGTGCTAAATCCTCTTGGACATTTCGATTCGTCAGATAATTATAGTGTAAGAACATCTGATTACGGTGTGATGCTGCCTAGAAGGTTGACAATCGATCATGATGGAAATCTTCGAGTGTACAGTCAAGATCTATCACAAAAATGGTACGTCTCAATGCAAGCCATTTCTAACAGTTGCAGCATTCATGGGATTTGTGGTGCAAATAGTGTTTGCAGATTTGATCCTAAAAAGGGAAGGAAATGTTCATGTGTTCCTGGGTACAAAGTAAAGAATCAAAGTGATTGGTCTTATGGGTGTGAATCCATTTTTTCTGCTACGTCTAATGAAAGTGACTTTACTTTCTTAGGATTGGACCGAGTTGAGTTCTATGGCTATGACTACAAATTCGAACCCAATTGTACCTACACTGATTGTGAAAGCCGGTGCTTGAAAAGTTCTCGGTGCAAAGGGTTTCAGTATTCATATGACAACGTTAAGGGCATCTTCAAGTGCTATAGAAAAAGAGAATTGCTCAACGGACATTTGCCAGGAGCTGCGAGAACTATAACCTACTTGAAAGTGCCCAAAGGGAACAGATTTCCCACCAGTTATAAAGACTCTGTCATCAGAAACAGTGATTGTTCTGTGAAAATTCATAGAGAATATTTGAAAAAACATGTAAGCCATTTTGTGAGCTTCCTTTTGTGGTTTGCCGCTGCAATTGGTGTTCTTGAAATGACttgcatttttgttgttttgttCTTAATCAAGTGCCAGCACAATTCTAGCATGGATCCACATGGCCATCATCTTGCAGCGGTGGGATTCAGAAAATTTACCTATTCTGAGCTAAAAAAGGCGACAAAAGGATTCAGCCAAGAGATTGGAAGGGGTGCAGGAGGCACTGTATACAAAGCTCTATTGTTGGATCAAAGAATTGCTGCAGTAAAGAAACTCAATGATGCTAAGCAAGGAGAAGGTGAATTCCTTGCTGAAGCGAGCATCATTGGAAGGCTCAACCACATGAACTTGATTGAAATGTGGGGTTATTGCGCCGAGGGAAAGCATCGGCTATTGGTGTACGAGTACATGGAAAATGGTTCTTTGGCAGATAACCTCTCATCCAATACACTTGATTGGAGCAAGAGGTATAACATCGCTCTCGGAACAGCAAGAGGTTTGGCATATTTACATGAAGAATGCTTGGAATGGATTTTGCACTGTGATATAAAACCTCAAAATATTCTCTTGGATTCAAATTATCAACCCAAGGTTGCAGATTTCGGATTGTCCAAGTTATTGAACAGAGATGTTCTCACCAACAATCCAAATTTCTCAATGATAAGAGGAACCAGAGGGTATATGGCGCCTGAGTGGGTTTTCAACCTAGCAGTTACTTCCAAAGTGGATGTTTATAGCTATGGAATTGTTCTCTTGGAGATGATAACTGGAAAGAATCCGGCAGCAGATATTCAAGCAATTAATGGAGAAGAACCATACAATGGGAGGCTAGTAACATGGGTGAGAGAGAAAAGGAGAGAATGTGCATCTTGGGTGGAGCAAATCTTGGATTCTGCATTAGGGTCAAATTATGATGACAATAAGATGGAAATTCTGGCTAGAGTGGCTTTGGGTTGCATAGAAGAGGACAAAGAAGAGAGGCCTACCATGAGCCAAGTCGTTGAAATGCTTCAAAACCAAGATTGTGATCCTAATG GTGTATAA
- the LOC130960251 gene encoding putative receptor protein kinase ZmPK1 — MASSALMLFILVLYFSFQFSSSLDALNKGYSSLSVEKAEQDIIVSENGMFSAGFFEVGGNAFSFAIWFTTRPDSQNITTPTVVWMANRDQPVNGKRSKLSLLHTGNLALVDAGQFQVWSTETESNVPTELRLGNDGNLVLRELPAGHILWQSFDFPTDTLLPGQHLTRSTQLVSSRTESNHSSGFYKFSFDDGNVLTLVYDGPDVSSTYWPSPAITVWQAGRFTYNSSRIAVLNPLGGFDSSDNYNKRTSDYGAVLPRRLTIDHDGNLRVYSQDQSQKWYVSLQAISDSCTIHGICGANSVCRFDLKKGRKCSCVPGYKVKNQSDWSYGCESIFAATFNESKVTFLELGQVEFYGYDASFLPNSTYARCESLCFNNSDCKGFQYSYDNGAGVFKCYTKTQLLNGHFPGGAGTITYLKVPKGKSFPPSYEDSVIRNTDCSVKIHREYSKKHVSRFVSFLLWFATAIGVLEMACVLVVLFLIKSQHNSSIDPHGHHLATVGFRKFSYSELKKATKGFSQEIGRGAGGIVYKAILSDQRIAAVKKLNDAMQGEGEFLAEVSIIGRLNHMNLIEMWGYCAEGKHRLLVYEYMENGSLADNLSSNTLDWSKRYNIALGTARGLAYLHEECLEWILHCDIKPQNILLDSNYQPKVADFGLSKLLNRDVLNNDRNFSMIRGTRGYMAPEWVFNLAVTSKVDVYSYGIVLLEMITGKNPAADIQAINGDEPYNGRLVTWVREKKRECASWVEQIMDSALGSNYDENKMEILARVALDCIEEDNEQRPTMSQVVEMLQSQDCDPNGEA, encoded by the coding sequence ATGGCTTCCTCAGCCTTAATGTTATTTATTCTAGTCTtgtatttttcatttcaattCTCATCTTCTTTAGATGCACTGAACAAAGGCTACTCCTCTCTCTCAGTGGAGAAAGCTGAACAAGATATCATTGTTTCAGAAAATGGCATGTTCTCCGCCGGCTTCTTTGAAGTGGGTGGTAATGCCTTCTCCTTCGCAATATGGTTCACTACAAGGCCTGATTCCCAAAACATTACAACTCCTACCGTTGTTTGGATGGCAAATCGCGACCAACCTGTGAATGGAAAGCGCTCAAAGCTTTCTCTCTTGCACACCGGCAATCTTGCTTTGGTAGATGCAGGTCAGTTCCAAGTATGGTCTACTGAGACGGAGTCAAATGTTCCAACCGAGTTACGTCTCGGAAATGATGGCAATCTTGTTCTACGAGAGCTGCCAGCAGGACATATTCTGTGGCAAAGTTTTGATTTCCCAACGGACACTCTTCTTCCCGGACAACATCTCACCAGAAGTACACAATTAGTTTCTTCAAGAACAGAGAGTAACCATTCCTCTGGTTTCTATAAGTTCTCCTTTGATGATGGAAACGTTCTCACCCTTGTTTATGATGGCCCTGATGTGTCAAGCACTTATTGGCCCTCTCCTGCGATCACAGTTTGGCAAGCTGGAAGGTTTACTTACAATAGTAGCAGAATTGCGGTGCTAAATCCTCTTGGAGGTTTTGATTCATCggataattataataaaagaacATCTGATTATGGCGCGGTGCTGCCTAGAAGGTTGACAATCGATCATGATGGAAATCTTCGAGTGTATAGCCAAGATCAATCACAAAAATGGTACGTCTCATTGCAAGCCATTTCTGACAGTTGCACCATTCATGGGATTTGTGGTGCTAATAGTGTTTGCAGATTTGATCTCAAAAAGGGAAGGAAGTGCTCATGTGTTCCTGGATACAAAGTAAAGAATCAAAGTGATTGGTCTTATGGGTGTGAATCCATATTTGCTGCTACATTTAATGAAAGTAAGGTAACTTTCTTGGAACTGGGCCAAGTTGAGTTCTATGGCTATGACGCCTCTTTCTTGCCCAATTCTACCTACGCTCGTTGTGAAAGTTTGTGCTTCAATAATTCTGATTGCAAAGGATTTCAGTATTCATACGACAACGGTGCGGGCGTGTTCAAGTGCTATACAAAAACACAATTGCTCAACGGACATTTTCCAGGAGGCGCAGGAACTATAACCTACTTGAAAGTGCCCAAAGGGAAGAGCTTTCCCCCCAGCTATGAAGACTCTGTCATCAGAAACACTGATTGTTCTGTGAAAATTCATAGAGAGTATTCAAAAAAGCATGTAAGCCGTTTTGTGAGCTTCCTTTTGTGGTTTGCCACAGCAATTGGAGTTCTTGAAATGGCTTGCGTCTTGGTTGTTTTGTTCTTAATCAAGAGCCAGCACAATTCTAGCATAGATCCACATGGCCATCATCTTGCAACAGTGGGATTTAGAAAATTTAGCTATTCTGAGCTAAAAAAGGCGACAAAAGGATTCAGCCAAGAGATTGGAAGGGGTGCAGGAGGCATTGTATACAAAGCTATTTTGTCGGATCAAAGAATTGCTGCTGTAAAGAAACTCAATGATGCTATGCAAGGAGAAGGTGAATTCCTTGCTGAAGTGAGCATCATTGGAAGGCTCAACCACATGAACTTGATTGAAATGTGGGGTTATTGTGCTGAGGGAAAGCATCGGCTTTTGGTGTACGAGTACATGGAAAATGGTTCTTTGGCAGATAACCTCTCATCCAATACACTTGATTGGAGCAAGAGGTATAACATCGCTCTCGGAACAGCAAGAGGTTTGGCATATTTACATGAAGAATGCTTGGAATGGATTTTGCATTGTGATATAAAACCTCAAAATATTCTCCTAGATTCAAATTATCAACCCAAGGTTGCAGATTTTGGATTGTCCAAGTTATTGAACAGAGATGTTCTCAACAACGATCGCAATTTCTCAATGATAAGAGGAACCAGAGGGTATATGGCGCCTGAGTGGGTTTTCAACCTAGCAGTTACTTCCAAAGTGGATGTTTATAGCTATGGAATTGTTCTCTTGGAGATGATAACCGGAAAGAATCCAGCAGCAGATATTCAAGCAATTAATGGAGACGAACCATACAATGGGAGGCTAGTAACATGGgtgagagagaaaaagagagaatgTGCATCTTGGGTGGAGCAAATCATGGATTCTGCATTAGGGTCAAATTATGATGAGAATAAGATGGAAATTTTGGCTAGAGTGGCATTGGATTGCATAGAAGAGGACAATGAACAAAGGCCTACCATGAGCCAAGTCGTTGAAATGCTTCAAAGCCAAGATTGTGATCCTAATGGTGAAGCAtaa